The Deltaproteobacteria bacterium genomic interval ACGTCGCGACCGCCCCCGGCGCGTCTGCCCCCGTGGCCTGCGGATTCATCAGCACCGGCTCGGTCGGCTTGCCGTCGGCGCCGACCGCGCCGATCGACGGCGCGAACATCCCCAGCATCGTCTTCGCGGGCCCCTTGGCCGCGCTGGCGGCCGGTTTGCCGCCGCCCGCCACGTCCACGCGCTCGACCTCGGTGAGCAGTTGGCGCAGCGTCATGTAGCGCTTGCTGGACACGCGGTCGAGCGCCTTGACGATGATCGCTTCGACGGCCGGCGGTACGGTCCCGCGCTGGGACGGCGGCACGAGGTCCCCCTGCAGATGCGCCTGCATCACGGCGTCCGCGTCGCCGATGTACGGCGGCTGGCCGACCAGCATGTAATAGAAAATCGCGCCGAGCGAGTAGATGTTCGACCGCTGGTCGACGGGCTTGCCCTCGACTTGCTCCGGCGACAGGAATTCGGGCTCGCCCTGCACCTTGTCCTTGAGCGGAGTCGGGATGCCGAAGTTGATGACCTTGACGGCGTCGCCCGGGCCGACCAGCACGTTCTTCGGGCTGACGTCGCGGTGGATCACGCCCACCTTGGCCGCCTCGGATAGCGCATCGCCGATCGCCAACAAGATCGCGCGCGCGCGCTCCACCGGCAGCACGCCCTGGGACACGAGCGCCTTGAGCGGTTGGCCGTCGACCTTCTCCACCGCGACCCACAGCTGGTCGCCACGCTTGCCGTGCGCCAGAACGCGCGCGACCGTCGCGGCCTGCACGCGCTCGAGTTGTTTGAGTTCGCGCTCGCTGCGCTGGCGCAAAAGCGGCGTCGGGAACACGGCGTCGTGGACGAACTTCACGACACACTCGGCCTGCGTCTGCGTATCGGTGGCCGCGTAGATCTCGCCGGTGCGGTGGCCGCCGATGCGCGGCCCGAGCACGAATCGGCCCCCGAGGCGATCGTCCCCCGCGTCGGAAGCGGCCCCGTCCTCGGCCGGGACGAGGCGCTGGGCGCAGCTCGGACAGAAGTTCGCCTCGTCCGGGAACTGCATGGAGGCGCACGCAGGATTCGGACAGCGCTTCATGCCGAGCCGATCCTACGAGTAAACCCGTGTCGGAATCAACGTTTCGGGGCAGTTCGTTCGGCGCTGGACGCACCTTCCGCGCGCCGCGCGAGCCCGCCACCGCCGCGAGACGCCGCGCCGGCGCGTCGGCGCAACCGGCGAGACCGAGGACCGCACGGCCCGCGGCGGCCTTTGCCGCGCGCGAACCGGAGTGCGCGCATGCGGCGGCCGCTGTTGTCACAGACGGCGTGACATGCCGTCACACGCACTCCGCGCACGAGTCCGCCGCGGCGCGAATCCGGTTCGGCTGCTGCCTCAAATCGGGCCCGTTTCGCGCCGGGCGCCCGGCGGAATGCGACTTGCATCGTCCGGCGATGCGACCGCCAGGGAGCCATTGCCATGCGCATTCTCACTGCATCCTTCGTTTCCCCGGACGAGTTCCTGTGCCACCTGCGCGACGCGCCGCCGGAGCGTGCGCTGTTCTATCGTTCGCGCGGTCCGCTGGCCGACGGCGAGCCGGTCGTCGTCGACGTGACCTTCCCGGGACTGCCGAACCGTGCGCTCGTGCGCGGCACGGTGCGGGGGCCGGTCGCCGGCCGCGGTGCCTGGATCGTCCTGGACGAGGCCGATGCATCCACCTGCGCGTTCCTGTTGCGGCTGGCGCGAGGCGATTCGAACGTCGACCCCCTCGTGAGCCGCCAGTTCGACCGCTTTCCGGCGGACCTGCCGGTCGAGTGCGACGTCGAGCGCGCCGACGGCGGCGGCCGCGAACGGATTCTGAGTCGGACGGTCGATGTCGGGGCCGGCGGAGCGTTCGTCCGCGCAGTCGCCATCCCGCCGGTCGGCTCGCGCGTCACCCTCGCGTTCCCGCCAGCCGGCCGGCAAGGGATCGGTCCGATCCGCCTGTCCGGCGAGGTCGCGTGGACCCGGCGCGCCGCCGGTCCGTGCGGATTCGCCGTGCGGTTCGCCGACCGATCGGCCGCCGACGCGCGGGCGCTGCGATCCGCGCTGCGCCGGGCGTCGGAGACCGGCCGCGCCACGTTCGCGACGGCTTGACAGGCTGCGCAAGGTTCGCTACAAGCCGGGCTCCCGTGGCTTCCAACACCAAGATCACCGAGCGCCGCCGCAAGCTCCGCCAGCGCAATGCGGGGCGCGCCCGCAAGAATCGCGAGG includes:
- a CDS encoding serine/threonine protein kinase — translated: MKRCPNPACASMQFPDEANFCPSCAQRLVPAEDGAASDAGDDRLGGRFVLGPRIGGHRTGEIYAATDTQTQAECVVKFVHDAVFPTPLLRQRSERELKQLERVQAATVARVLAHGKRGDQLWVAVEKVDGQPLKALVSQGVLPVERARAILLAIGDALSEAAKVGVIHRDVSPKNVLVGPGDAVKVINFGIPTPLKDKVQGEPEFLSPEQVEGKPVDQRSNIYSLGAIFYYMLVGQPPYIGDADAVMQAHLQGDLVPPSQRGTVPPAVEAIIVKALDRVSSKRYMTLRQLLTEVERVDVAGGGKPAASAAKGPAKTMLGMFAPSIGAVGADGKPTEPVLMNPQATGADAPGAVATFAPPTGPVAAPPQAAPPQAGQAAAEPAPPQAAPPQAGQAAAEPA